Proteins from a single region of Gasterosteus aculeatus chromosome Y, fGasAcu3.hap1.1, whole genome shotgun sequence:
- the LOC120812761 gene encoding anoctamin-1-like isoform X1: MPVTTDMSESLSCHSVKLVSLARSLSELGVDAANGIPVTPPENEEPPLPESGIDLGPGLFFADGKRKVDYVLCYKLKKRHATRPRLSITSNGSIPLPVLGRWETEAESGDAGAPAGDLEESKLSEEEKAVMREEFEAGLLDAGVQLQRDKERANGLGFIRLHIPWPILSREAELQKIKVPVKKKCELRKRMGVAGLWDSIIRKVNILFQPDVPDFDTHRDSQTRVHFKTLKHPFIRDKLHLYDIKSTDTVFNNATRSRIVAEIISRVTCNQTCQTTGINSLLARGVYDSAFPVHDGSFTRRGRKDQRNDRQILHEEWANYGVMHKYQPVDLIRKYFGEQIGLYFAWLGVYTQLLIPPSVLGIIVFLYGIFTVDANVPSQETCDDNLNITMCPLCDGVCDYWRLSTVCSLARASYLFDNGVTVLFAIFMSLWAACFLEHWKRRQMCLKHTWDLTSLEDEEDRVQEELRPEYEEVLQEKKDKMKAQSKKKLAQAEDGVDRETDQMLASQREPESLDIEDHLSGYLINVSTLLLLIFVTFSAVVGVAVYRICMLSVWSMNPDPEAKASVRMTVTTTGIILNMLVVLVLEEVYGAIAVWLTELELPKTKEEFEEKLIFKSFFLKSMNAFAPIFYVAFFKGRFGGRPGDYVYVFGDYRIEECAPPGCLIELCIQLSMIMLGKQLIQNNVFEVLIPKLKKMYRTILEEKVKKRAAENEENATEEKRPKQQFDKDYALEPYEGVTPEYMEMIIQYGFVSLFVASFPLAPAFALLNNVIEIRLDAAKFVTEIRRPDAVRCKDIGIWYNILCGISKFSVITNAFVISFTSEFVPRMVYQYMYSVNGTMNGYTEHSLSYFNVSNFPPGSAPTTALVTGVSMCRYKDYRDPPWDTEAYTFSKQYWSVLAAKLAFVIFFQNLAMFLSMLVAWMIPDVPRSLREQLMKENMMLMEFLLNQDQEARAKSPSPKRSIPPFNANIDIVVEAPPEDVEEQRVEEERVEINLDETRRSGDSEPEVGKSLEEVEENGQERQRGEGEDEVGEVEVGEMEKDGDQKKEDGYRENKQAEAEGKEKVAQSKEEQKEVDSETVEKEDFIVDLDAIMSELGLLDDNLSTSTPRDTEFPRSESEQQYQKDQQPLRHLSSETGSGSQMTSDSSTGLIAAPPREQGLRGKARCFTLPSRSKGAKARYSLPRPSHSASLPRPDTLAPVVPLAAPSSSSSNPCPPLHTSVSPSSSSSSPPATPCPSAQRHRAPGELFALEGPPPPQQPRPRGKVRCSTLPPRHRAAGAEEPSTKPSHSTSLTKLHPPLPR, translated from the exons ATGCCTGTCACCACAGATATGAGTGAGTCGTTGTCTTGTCACTCAGTGAAGCTTGTGTCATTGGCTCGGTCGCTGTCCGAGCTCGGCGTGGATGCTGCTAACGGAATCCCAGTCACCCCCCCTGAAAATGAGGAGCCTCCTCTTCCG GAGTCCGGCATCGATCTAGGCCCCGGGCTTTTTTTTGCCGATGGCAAGAGAAAAGTGGACTACGTCCTTTgttacaaattgaaaaaaaggcaCGCAACCAGACCCCGACTGTCCATCACATCCAACGGGAGTATACCGTTACCTGTATTGGGCCGATGGGAAACGGAGGCAGAGTCTGGTGATGCAGGTGCACCTGCTGGAGATTTGGAGGAGTCAAAGCtgtctgaggaggagaaggctgTGATGAGAGAGGAGTTTGAAGCGGGTTTACTGGATGCTGGAGTCCAGCTACAGCGCGACAAAGAG AGGGCAAATGGCCTGGGGTTTATTCGGTTGCATATCCCATGGCCGATACTCAGCCGAGAAGCCGAGCTTCAGAAGATCAAAGTTCCTGTGAAAAAG AAGTGTGAACTGCGAAAGCGAATGGGCGTTGCTGGACTGTGGGATTCCATAATAAGAAAAGTCAACATACTGTTTCAACCAGACGTCCCCGACTTTGACACCCACAGAGACTCGCAGACACGAGTCCACTTCAAGACCCTCAAACACCCTTTCATCAGGGACAAGCTCCACCT GTACGACATCAAGTCAACAGATACGGTATTCAATAACGCAACGCGCAGTCGAATA GTCGCTGAGATTATTTCACGTGTTACCTGCAACCAAACCTGCCAAACCACCG GAATCAACTCATTATTGGCTCGGGGTGTCTACGACTCTGCCTTCCCTGTGCATGAT GGGTCGTTCACAAGGAGAGGACGGAAGGATCAACGAaatgacagacag ATCCTTCATGAGGAATGGGCTAACTATGGAGTCATGCATAAGTACCAGCCTGTGGACCTCATAAG gaaGTACTTTGGAGAGCAGATTGGGTTGTATTTTGCCTGGCTGGGTGTTTACACTCAgctcctcatccctccctctgtcctgggCATCATTGTCTTCCTGTACGGTATATTCACTGTGGATGCCAATGTGCCAAG CCAGGAGACATGCGATGACAACCTGAACATCACCATGTGTCCACTGTGCGACGGAGTGTGCGACTACTGGCGTCTGAGTACAGTGTGTTCACTGGCCCGAGCCTCGTATCTCTTCGACAACGGCGTCACTGTCCTCTTCGCAATTTTCATGTCTCTTTGGG CTGCCTGTTTCCTTGAGCACTGGAAAAGGCGACAGATGTGTCTGAAACACACGTGGGACCTGACGAGtctggaggatgaggag GATCGAGTCCAG GAGGAGCTGAGGCCTGAATATGAAGAAGTTCTAcaggagaaaaaagacaaaatgaaagcaCAGTCCAAGAAGAAG TTGGCTCAAGCGGAGGACGGTGTGGATCGAGAAACAGACCAGATGCTGGCCTCGCAG CGAGAACCAGAGTCCCTGGACATTGAGGATCACCTGTCAGGTTATCTCATCAATGTGTCCACCCTACTGCTCCTG ATCTTCGTGACCTTCTCGGCAGTGGTTGGAGTGGCGGTTTATCGCATCTGCATGTTGAGCGTTTGGTCCATGAACCCCGATCCCGAAGCCAAGGCCAGCGTGAGGATGACCGTCACCACCACCGGCATCATCCTCAACATGCTGGTGGTTCTGGTGTTGGAGGAGGTCTACGGTGCGATTGCTGTGTGGCTGACGGAACTGG AACTTCCAAAGACAAAGGAAGAGTTTGAAGAGAAGCTGATCTTTAAGTCTTTCTTCCTCAAGTCCATGAATGCCTTTGCACCTATTTTCTATGTGGCCTTCTTCAAGGGCAG GTTTGGTGGGCGGCCTGGCGATTACGTTTATGTCTTTGGAGACTACCGCATAGAGGAG TGCGCTCCGCCAGGCTGCCTCATCGAGTTGTGCATCCAGCTCAGCATGATCATGCTGGGAAAGCAGCTCATCCAAAACAACGTCTTCGAGGTTCTCATACC TAAGCTCAAAAAGATGTACAGAACAATACTGGAAGAAAAGGTTAAGAAAAGAGCAGCAGAAAATGAAGAGAATGCCACAGAAGAGAAGAGACCGAAGCAACAATTTGACAAAGATTACGCTCTGGAACCCTATGAAGGCGTGACGCCAGAGTACATGGAAATGA TAATCCAGTATGGGTTTGTGTCTCTCTTCGTGGCCTCCTTCCCGCTGGCACCGGCGTTCGCACTGCTCAACAACGTCATTGAGATACGCCTCGATGCTGCCAAATTTGTGACCGAGATCCGACGGCCGGATGCTGTGAGGTGTAAAGACATAG GGATTTGGTACAACATTCTCTGTGGAATCAGCAAGTTCTCTGTAATTACCAAT GCGTTTGTCATCTCCTTCACGTCAGAGTTTGTTCCACGCATGGTTTACCAGTACATGTACAGCGTAAACGGCACTATGAATGGCTACACAGAGCACTCACTGTCCTACTTTAATGTCAGCAACTTCCCGCCGGGCAGCGCGCCCACCACTGCCCTCGTCACCGGAGTCTCAATGTGCAG GTATAAAGACTACAGAGACCCACCTTGGGACACGGAGGCCTACACCTTCTCTAAACAGTACTGGTCGGTACTTGCTGCAAAATTGGCCTTTGTCATATTCTTCCAG AACCTCGCCATGTTCCTCAGCATGTTGGTGGCCTGGATGATACCAGACGTACCGCGATCTCTAAGGGAACAGCTGATGAAAGAGAACATGATGCTGATGGAGTTTCTGCTAAATCAAGACCAAGAAGCACGTGCCAAATCTCCCTCCCCGAAACGCTCCATCCCGCCCTTCAACGCCAACATAGACATTGTGGTGGAGGCACCACCAGAAGACGTGGAGGAGCAACgagtggaggaggaaagagtcgAGATCAATCTGGATGAAACGAGGAGGAGCGGTGACAGTGAGCCAGAGGTCGGGAAGTCGTtggaagaagttgaagaaaatGGACAGGaaaggcagagaggagagggagaagatgaggtTGGAGAGGTGGAAGTGGGAGAAATGGAAAAAGATGGCGACCAAAAGAAAGAGGATGGATACAGAGAAAATAAGCAAGCGGAggcagagggaaaagagaaagtgGCTCAAAGTAAAGAAGAACAGAAGGAAGTTGACAGTGAAACAGTGGAGAAGGAGGATTTTATTGTCGATCTGGACGCCATCATGAGCGAGCTCGGGCTGTTGG ATGACAATCTTTCAACGAGCACGCCCAGAGATACAGAGTTCCCCCGCTCAGAGTCCGAACAGCAATACCAAAAAGACCAGCAACCTCTGCGTCACCTGTCTTCCGAAACAGGCTCCGGGTCACAAATGACATCAGATAGCAGCACGGGGCTAATTGCTGCTCCTCCCAGAGAGCAAGGCTTGAGGGGGAAGGCCCGCTGTTTCACGCTGCCTTCCCGCAGCAAAGGGGCCAAGGCCCGCTACAGCCTGCCGCGGCCGAGCCACTCTGCCAGCCTCCCGAGGCCGGACACGCTCGCCCCCGTGGTTCCCCTGGCCGCCCCGTCGTCGTCTTCGTCCAACCCGTGCCCTCCCCTACACACGTCTGTgtcgccatcatcatcatcatcatcgccacCTGCCACGCCGTGCCCGTCAGCACAACGGCACAGAGCCCCCGGTGAACTGTTTGCGTTGGAaggccctcctcctccgcagcaGCCGCGCCCCAGGGGCAAAGTCCGGTGCTCCACCCTGCCCCCCCGGCACAGAGCCGCCGGAGCCGAGGAGCCTTCCACCAAGCCTAGCCATTCCACCAGCTTGACAAAGCTGCACCCCCCTCTGCCCCGGTGA
- the LOC120812761 gene encoding anoctamin-1-like isoform X2 gives MPVTTDMSESLSCHSVKLVSLARSLSELGVDAANGIPVTPPENEEPPLPESGIDLGPGLFFADGKRKVDYVLCYKLKKRHATRPRLSITSNGSIPLPVLGRWETEAESGDAGAPAGDLEESKLSEEEKAVMREEFEAGLLDAGVQLQRDKERANGLGFIRLHIPWPILSREAELQKIKVPVKKKCELRKRMGVAGLWDSIIRKVNILFQPDVPDFDTHRDSQTRVHFKTLKHPFIRDKLHLYDIKSTDTVFNNATRSRIVAEIISRVTCNQTCQTTGINSLLARGVYDSAFPVHDGSFTRRGRKDQRNDRQILHEEWANYGVMHKYQPVDLIRKYFGEQIGLYFAWLGVYTQLLIPPSVLGIIVFLYGIFTVDANVPSQETCDDNLNITMCPLCDGVCDYWRLSTVCSLARASYLFDNGVTVLFAIFMSLWAACFLEHWKRRQMCLKHTWDLTSLEDEEEELRPEYEEVLQEKKDKMKAQSKKKLAQAEDGVDRETDQMLASQREPESLDIEDHLSGYLINVSTLLLLIFVTFSAVVGVAVYRICMLSVWSMNPDPEAKASVRMTVTTTGIILNMLVVLVLEEVYGAIAVWLTELELPKTKEEFEEKLIFKSFFLKSMNAFAPIFYVAFFKGRFGGRPGDYVYVFGDYRIEECAPPGCLIELCIQLSMIMLGKQLIQNNVFEVLIPKLKKMYRTILEEKVKKRAAENEENATEEKRPKQQFDKDYALEPYEGVTPEYMEMIIQYGFVSLFVASFPLAPAFALLNNVIEIRLDAAKFVTEIRRPDAVRCKDIGIWYNILCGISKFSVITNAFVISFTSEFVPRMVYQYMYSVNGTMNGYTEHSLSYFNVSNFPPGSAPTTALVTGVSMCRYKDYRDPPWDTEAYTFSKQYWSVLAAKLAFVIFFQNLAMFLSMLVAWMIPDVPRSLREQLMKENMMLMEFLLNQDQEARAKSPSPKRSIPPFNANIDIVVEAPPEDVEEQRVEEERVEINLDETRRSGDSEPEVGKSLEEVEENGQERQRGEGEDEVGEVEVGEMEKDGDQKKEDGYRENKQAEAEGKEKVAQSKEEQKEVDSETVEKEDFIVDLDAIMSELGLLDDNLSTSTPRDTEFPRSESEQQYQKDQQPLRHLSSETGSGSQMTSDSSTGLIAAPPREQGLRGKARCFTLPSRSKGAKARYSLPRPSHSASLPRPDTLAPVVPLAAPSSSSSNPCPPLHTSVSPSSSSSSPPATPCPSAQRHRAPGELFALEGPPPPQQPRPRGKVRCSTLPPRHRAAGAEEPSTKPSHSTSLTKLHPPLPR, from the exons ATGCCTGTCACCACAGATATGAGTGAGTCGTTGTCTTGTCACTCAGTGAAGCTTGTGTCATTGGCTCGGTCGCTGTCCGAGCTCGGCGTGGATGCTGCTAACGGAATCCCAGTCACCCCCCCTGAAAATGAGGAGCCTCCTCTTCCG GAGTCCGGCATCGATCTAGGCCCCGGGCTTTTTTTTGCCGATGGCAAGAGAAAAGTGGACTACGTCCTTTgttacaaattgaaaaaaaggcaCGCAACCAGACCCCGACTGTCCATCACATCCAACGGGAGTATACCGTTACCTGTATTGGGCCGATGGGAAACGGAGGCAGAGTCTGGTGATGCAGGTGCACCTGCTGGAGATTTGGAGGAGTCAAAGCtgtctgaggaggagaaggctgTGATGAGAGAGGAGTTTGAAGCGGGTTTACTGGATGCTGGAGTCCAGCTACAGCGCGACAAAGAG AGGGCAAATGGCCTGGGGTTTATTCGGTTGCATATCCCATGGCCGATACTCAGCCGAGAAGCCGAGCTTCAGAAGATCAAAGTTCCTGTGAAAAAG AAGTGTGAACTGCGAAAGCGAATGGGCGTTGCTGGACTGTGGGATTCCATAATAAGAAAAGTCAACATACTGTTTCAACCAGACGTCCCCGACTTTGACACCCACAGAGACTCGCAGACACGAGTCCACTTCAAGACCCTCAAACACCCTTTCATCAGGGACAAGCTCCACCT GTACGACATCAAGTCAACAGATACGGTATTCAATAACGCAACGCGCAGTCGAATA GTCGCTGAGATTATTTCACGTGTTACCTGCAACCAAACCTGCCAAACCACCG GAATCAACTCATTATTGGCTCGGGGTGTCTACGACTCTGCCTTCCCTGTGCATGAT GGGTCGTTCACAAGGAGAGGACGGAAGGATCAACGAaatgacagacag ATCCTTCATGAGGAATGGGCTAACTATGGAGTCATGCATAAGTACCAGCCTGTGGACCTCATAAG gaaGTACTTTGGAGAGCAGATTGGGTTGTATTTTGCCTGGCTGGGTGTTTACACTCAgctcctcatccctccctctgtcctgggCATCATTGTCTTCCTGTACGGTATATTCACTGTGGATGCCAATGTGCCAAG CCAGGAGACATGCGATGACAACCTGAACATCACCATGTGTCCACTGTGCGACGGAGTGTGCGACTACTGGCGTCTGAGTACAGTGTGTTCACTGGCCCGAGCCTCGTATCTCTTCGACAACGGCGTCACTGTCCTCTTCGCAATTTTCATGTCTCTTTGGG CTGCCTGTTTCCTTGAGCACTGGAAAAGGCGACAGATGTGTCTGAAACACACGTGGGACCTGACGAGtctggaggatgaggag GAGGAGCTGAGGCCTGAATATGAAGAAGTTCTAcaggagaaaaaagacaaaatgaaagcaCAGTCCAAGAAGAAG TTGGCTCAAGCGGAGGACGGTGTGGATCGAGAAACAGACCAGATGCTGGCCTCGCAG CGAGAACCAGAGTCCCTGGACATTGAGGATCACCTGTCAGGTTATCTCATCAATGTGTCCACCCTACTGCTCCTG ATCTTCGTGACCTTCTCGGCAGTGGTTGGAGTGGCGGTTTATCGCATCTGCATGTTGAGCGTTTGGTCCATGAACCCCGATCCCGAAGCCAAGGCCAGCGTGAGGATGACCGTCACCACCACCGGCATCATCCTCAACATGCTGGTGGTTCTGGTGTTGGAGGAGGTCTACGGTGCGATTGCTGTGTGGCTGACGGAACTGG AACTTCCAAAGACAAAGGAAGAGTTTGAAGAGAAGCTGATCTTTAAGTCTTTCTTCCTCAAGTCCATGAATGCCTTTGCACCTATTTTCTATGTGGCCTTCTTCAAGGGCAG GTTTGGTGGGCGGCCTGGCGATTACGTTTATGTCTTTGGAGACTACCGCATAGAGGAG TGCGCTCCGCCAGGCTGCCTCATCGAGTTGTGCATCCAGCTCAGCATGATCATGCTGGGAAAGCAGCTCATCCAAAACAACGTCTTCGAGGTTCTCATACC TAAGCTCAAAAAGATGTACAGAACAATACTGGAAGAAAAGGTTAAGAAAAGAGCAGCAGAAAATGAAGAGAATGCCACAGAAGAGAAGAGACCGAAGCAACAATTTGACAAAGATTACGCTCTGGAACCCTATGAAGGCGTGACGCCAGAGTACATGGAAATGA TAATCCAGTATGGGTTTGTGTCTCTCTTCGTGGCCTCCTTCCCGCTGGCACCGGCGTTCGCACTGCTCAACAACGTCATTGAGATACGCCTCGATGCTGCCAAATTTGTGACCGAGATCCGACGGCCGGATGCTGTGAGGTGTAAAGACATAG GGATTTGGTACAACATTCTCTGTGGAATCAGCAAGTTCTCTGTAATTACCAAT GCGTTTGTCATCTCCTTCACGTCAGAGTTTGTTCCACGCATGGTTTACCAGTACATGTACAGCGTAAACGGCACTATGAATGGCTACACAGAGCACTCACTGTCCTACTTTAATGTCAGCAACTTCCCGCCGGGCAGCGCGCCCACCACTGCCCTCGTCACCGGAGTCTCAATGTGCAG GTATAAAGACTACAGAGACCCACCTTGGGACACGGAGGCCTACACCTTCTCTAAACAGTACTGGTCGGTACTTGCTGCAAAATTGGCCTTTGTCATATTCTTCCAG AACCTCGCCATGTTCCTCAGCATGTTGGTGGCCTGGATGATACCAGACGTACCGCGATCTCTAAGGGAACAGCTGATGAAAGAGAACATGATGCTGATGGAGTTTCTGCTAAATCAAGACCAAGAAGCACGTGCCAAATCTCCCTCCCCGAAACGCTCCATCCCGCCCTTCAACGCCAACATAGACATTGTGGTGGAGGCACCACCAGAAGACGTGGAGGAGCAACgagtggaggaggaaagagtcgAGATCAATCTGGATGAAACGAGGAGGAGCGGTGACAGTGAGCCAGAGGTCGGGAAGTCGTtggaagaagttgaagaaaatGGACAGGaaaggcagagaggagagggagaagatgaggtTGGAGAGGTGGAAGTGGGAGAAATGGAAAAAGATGGCGACCAAAAGAAAGAGGATGGATACAGAGAAAATAAGCAAGCGGAggcagagggaaaagagaaagtgGCTCAAAGTAAAGAAGAACAGAAGGAAGTTGACAGTGAAACAGTGGAGAAGGAGGATTTTATTGTCGATCTGGACGCCATCATGAGCGAGCTCGGGCTGTTGG ATGACAATCTTTCAACGAGCACGCCCAGAGATACAGAGTTCCCCCGCTCAGAGTCCGAACAGCAATACCAAAAAGACCAGCAACCTCTGCGTCACCTGTCTTCCGAAACAGGCTCCGGGTCACAAATGACATCAGATAGCAGCACGGGGCTAATTGCTGCTCCTCCCAGAGAGCAAGGCTTGAGGGGGAAGGCCCGCTGTTTCACGCTGCCTTCCCGCAGCAAAGGGGCCAAGGCCCGCTACAGCCTGCCGCGGCCGAGCCACTCTGCCAGCCTCCCGAGGCCGGACACGCTCGCCCCCGTGGTTCCCCTGGCCGCCCCGTCGTCGTCTTCGTCCAACCCGTGCCCTCCCCTACACACGTCTGTgtcgccatcatcatcatcatcatcgccacCTGCCACGCCGTGCCCGTCAGCACAACGGCACAGAGCCCCCGGTGAACTGTTTGCGTTGGAaggccctcctcctccgcagcaGCCGCGCCCCAGGGGCAAAGTCCGGTGCTCCACCCTGCCCCCCCGGCACAGAGCCGCCGGAGCCGAGGAGCCTTCCACCAAGCCTAGCCATTCCACCAGCTTGACAAAGCTGCACCCCCCTCTGCCCCGGTGA
- the LOC120812761 gene encoding anoctamin-1-like isoform X3, which translates to MHTCSVVECCQKSNPLQESRTRLSFQSRYDIKSTDTVFNNATRSRIVAEIISRVTCNQTCQTTGINSLLARGVYDSAFPVHDGSFTRRGRKDQRNDRQILHEEWANYGVMHKYQPVDLIRKYFGEQIGLYFAWLGVYTQLLIPPSVLGIIVFLYGIFTVDANVPSQETCDDNLNITMCPLCDGVCDYWRLSTVCSLARASYLFDNGVTVLFAIFMSLWAACFLEHWKRRQMCLKHTWDLTSLEDEEDRVQEELRPEYEEVLQEKKDKMKAQSKKKLAQAEDGVDRETDQMLASQREPESLDIEDHLSGYLINVSTLLLLIFVTFSAVVGVAVYRICMLSVWSMNPDPEAKASVRMTVTTTGIILNMLVVLVLEEVYGAIAVWLTELELPKTKEEFEEKLIFKSFFLKSMNAFAPIFYVAFFKGRFGGRPGDYVYVFGDYRIEECAPPGCLIELCIQLSMIMLGKQLIQNNVFEVLIPKLKKMYRTILEEKVKKRAAENEENATEEKRPKQQFDKDYALEPYEGVTPEYMEMIIQYGFVSLFVASFPLAPAFALLNNVIEIRLDAAKFVTEIRRPDAVRCKDIGIWYNILCGISKFSVITNAFVISFTSEFVPRMVYQYMYSVNGTMNGYTEHSLSYFNVSNFPPGSAPTTALVTGVSMCRYKDYRDPPWDTEAYTFSKQYWSVLAAKLAFVIFFQNLAMFLSMLVAWMIPDVPRSLREQLMKENMMLMEFLLNQDQEARAKSPSPKRSIPPFNANIDIVVEAPPEDVEEQRVEEERVEINLDETRRSGDSEPEVGKSLEEVEENGQERQRGEGEDEVGEVEVGEMEKDGDQKKEDGYRENKQAEAEGKEKVAQSKEEQKEVDSETVEKEDFIVDLDAIMSELGLLDDNLSTSTPRDTEFPRSESEQQYQKDQQPLRHLSSETGSGSQMTSDSSTGLIAAPPREQGLRGKARCFTLPSRSKGAKARYSLPRPSHSASLPRPDTLAPVVPLAAPSSSSSNPCPPLHTSVSPSSSSSSPPATPCPSAQRHRAPGELFALEGPPPPQQPRPRGKVRCSTLPPRHRAAGAEEPSTKPSHSTSLTKLHPPLPR; encoded by the exons ATGCACACGTGTAGTGTAGTGGAGTGTTGTCAAAAATCTAACCCGCTTCAGGAGTCGCGCACACGTCTTTCATTTCAGTCACG GTACGACATCAAGTCAACAGATACGGTATTCAATAACGCAACGCGCAGTCGAATA GTCGCTGAGATTATTTCACGTGTTACCTGCAACCAAACCTGCCAAACCACCG GAATCAACTCATTATTGGCTCGGGGTGTCTACGACTCTGCCTTCCCTGTGCATGAT GGGTCGTTCACAAGGAGAGGACGGAAGGATCAACGAaatgacagacag ATCCTTCATGAGGAATGGGCTAACTATGGAGTCATGCATAAGTACCAGCCTGTGGACCTCATAAG gaaGTACTTTGGAGAGCAGATTGGGTTGTATTTTGCCTGGCTGGGTGTTTACACTCAgctcctcatccctccctctgtcctgggCATCATTGTCTTCCTGTACGGTATATTCACTGTGGATGCCAATGTGCCAAG CCAGGAGACATGCGATGACAACCTGAACATCACCATGTGTCCACTGTGCGACGGAGTGTGCGACTACTGGCGTCTGAGTACAGTGTGTTCACTGGCCCGAGCCTCGTATCTCTTCGACAACGGCGTCACTGTCCTCTTCGCAATTTTCATGTCTCTTTGGG CTGCCTGTTTCCTTGAGCACTGGAAAAGGCGACAGATGTGTCTGAAACACACGTGGGACCTGACGAGtctggaggatgaggag GATCGAGTCCAG GAGGAGCTGAGGCCTGAATATGAAGAAGTTCTAcaggagaaaaaagacaaaatgaaagcaCAGTCCAAGAAGAAG TTGGCTCAAGCGGAGGACGGTGTGGATCGAGAAACAGACCAGATGCTGGCCTCGCAG CGAGAACCAGAGTCCCTGGACATTGAGGATCACCTGTCAGGTTATCTCATCAATGTGTCCACCCTACTGCTCCTG ATCTTCGTGACCTTCTCGGCAGTGGTTGGAGTGGCGGTTTATCGCATCTGCATGTTGAGCGTTTGGTCCATGAACCCCGATCCCGAAGCCAAGGCCAGCGTGAGGATGACCGTCACCACCACCGGCATCATCCTCAACATGCTGGTGGTTCTGGTGTTGGAGGAGGTCTACGGTGCGATTGCTGTGTGGCTGACGGAACTGG AACTTCCAAAGACAAAGGAAGAGTTTGAAGAGAAGCTGATCTTTAAGTCTTTCTTCCTCAAGTCCATGAATGCCTTTGCACCTATTTTCTATGTGGCCTTCTTCAAGGGCAG GTTTGGTGGGCGGCCTGGCGATTACGTTTATGTCTTTGGAGACTACCGCATAGAGGAG TGCGCTCCGCCAGGCTGCCTCATCGAGTTGTGCATCCAGCTCAGCATGATCATGCTGGGAAAGCAGCTCATCCAAAACAACGTCTTCGAGGTTCTCATACC TAAGCTCAAAAAGATGTACAGAACAATACTGGAAGAAAAGGTTAAGAAAAGAGCAGCAGAAAATGAAGAGAATGCCACAGAAGAGAAGAGACCGAAGCAACAATTTGACAAAGATTACGCTCTGGAACCCTATGAAGGCGTGACGCCAGAGTACATGGAAATGA TAATCCAGTATGGGTTTGTGTCTCTCTTCGTGGCCTCCTTCCCGCTGGCACCGGCGTTCGCACTGCTCAACAACGTCATTGAGATACGCCTCGATGCTGCCAAATTTGTGACCGAGATCCGACGGCCGGATGCTGTGAGGTGTAAAGACATAG GGATTTGGTACAACATTCTCTGTGGAATCAGCAAGTTCTCTGTAATTACCAAT GCGTTTGTCATCTCCTTCACGTCAGAGTTTGTTCCACGCATGGTTTACCAGTACATGTACAGCGTAAACGGCACTATGAATGGCTACACAGAGCACTCACTGTCCTACTTTAATGTCAGCAACTTCCCGCCGGGCAGCGCGCCCACCACTGCCCTCGTCACCGGAGTCTCAATGTGCAG GTATAAAGACTACAGAGACCCACCTTGGGACACGGAGGCCTACACCTTCTCTAAACAGTACTGGTCGGTACTTGCTGCAAAATTGGCCTTTGTCATATTCTTCCAG AACCTCGCCATGTTCCTCAGCATGTTGGTGGCCTGGATGATACCAGACGTACCGCGATCTCTAAGGGAACAGCTGATGAAAGAGAACATGATGCTGATGGAGTTTCTGCTAAATCAAGACCAAGAAGCACGTGCCAAATCTCCCTCCCCGAAACGCTCCATCCCGCCCTTCAACGCCAACATAGACATTGTGGTGGAGGCACCACCAGAAGACGTGGAGGAGCAACgagtggaggaggaaagagtcgAGATCAATCTGGATGAAACGAGGAGGAGCGGTGACAGTGAGCCAGAGGTCGGGAAGTCGTtggaagaagttgaagaaaatGGACAGGaaaggcagagaggagagggagaagatgaggtTGGAGAGGTGGAAGTGGGAGAAATGGAAAAAGATGGCGACCAAAAGAAAGAGGATGGATACAGAGAAAATAAGCAAGCGGAggcagagggaaaagagaaagtgGCTCAAAGTAAAGAAGAACAGAAGGAAGTTGACAGTGAAACAGTGGAGAAGGAGGATTTTATTGTCGATCTGGACGCCATCATGAGCGAGCTCGGGCTGTTGG ATGACAATCTTTCAACGAGCACGCCCAGAGATACAGAGTTCCCCCGCTCAGAGTCCGAACAGCAATACCAAAAAGACCAGCAACCTCTGCGTCACCTGTCTTCCGAAACAGGCTCCGGGTCACAAATGACATCAGATAGCAGCACGGGGCTAATTGCTGCTCCTCCCAGAGAGCAAGGCTTGAGGGGGAAGGCCCGCTGTTTCACGCTGCCTTCCCGCAGCAAAGGGGCCAAGGCCCGCTACAGCCTGCCGCGGCCGAGCCACTCTGCCAGCCTCCCGAGGCCGGACACGCTCGCCCCCGTGGTTCCCCTGGCCGCCCCGTCGTCGTCTTCGTCCAACCCGTGCCCTCCCCTACACACGTCTGTgtcgccatcatcatcatcatcatcgccacCTGCCACGCCGTGCCCGTCAGCACAACGGCACAGAGCCCCCGGTGAACTGTTTGCGTTGGAaggccctcctcctccgcagcaGCCGCGCCCCAGGGGCAAAGTCCGGTGCTCCACCCTGCCCCCCCGGCACAGAGCCGCCGGAGCCGAGGAGCCTTCCACCAAGCCTAGCCATTCCACCAGCTTGACAAAGCTGCACCCCCCTCTGCCCCGGTGA